The Xiphophorus hellerii strain 12219 chromosome 22, Xiphophorus_hellerii-4.1, whole genome shotgun sequence genome has a window encoding:
- the kif11 gene encoding kinesin-like protein KIF11 isoform X6 has product MASINGTGGRREEKGRNIQVVVRCRPFNTMEHRSSHGVIDCDQSRKEVLVRTGGVNDKSSRKTYTFDMVFGPAAKQIDVYRSVVCPILDEVIMGYNCTVFAYGQTGTGKTFTMEGERTPNAQFTWEEDPLAGIIPRTLHQIFEKLSENGTEFSVKVSLLEIYNEELFDLLSPTEDVNERLQLFDDPRNKRGVVVKGLEEVVVHNKDEVYQILERGAAKRRTASTLMNAYSSRSHSVFSVTIHMKEITLDGEELVKIGKLNLVDLAGSENIGRSGAVDKRAREAGNINQSLLTLGRVITALVEKRPHVPYRESKLTRILQDSLGGRTKTSIIATVSPSSSNLEETLSTLEYASRAKNIMNKPEVNQKLTKRTLIKEYTEEIERLKRDLAATRDKNGVYLSSENYENMVTQITAQEEQIAMTEEELKKVNDLFLDSKSRLEQCSMDLDEKQQRLEETSRDLEKTKEKLVEEEFICSELSSVHESLYSAAGQLLSAVGESTSDVSGLHAKLDRKTKVEQHNMQTQQSFSQKMDGAFSSLQRSVQHHGAAYAHMLTSYAHAVDGLLVGKEATLRRDLVTVETLVGGVQALVADGVARCREKVERHEALTREQREVLLQLLEEHQQEEQDVLAVQTLPGLTAIRELSDALQVSMETQRDLADQVEAMKETGVFFRALFLDLAVLRQDARTGLSALQEEQEQLKEQIQQAQQRHQQGLNRTVKFLQETQQDYSRLHVASSNLQGPVEELQQNLSRCDAVEQRSSLQVERLLSSSSLASSLRQAAHQNRVVLEEMSGRCSDLHGAVSGLVDRDAEWTSRTREQAARRAQDQLVLMEQLAEAAQSLNQGVETRGAERLRAAEADLSGRQEENRRVLTDLQKQTGSDLVVLERQQAELQEQLEAGQQLVRNFLLEELQQDVPTGVTPQRREFVYPRVLKRSGRRSELLAALRMRQEDEGPEEEDRQSQDSLENDLSSCSESLGAEPPFVDENLVFNESKRLPFFKQKKGSRKKTKVLSRSKMADSEGQGSPIKSRLPLHCLN; this is encoded by the exons ATGGCTTCCATTAACGGTACCGGAGGGAGGCGAGAGGAGAAGGGCCGGAATATCCAGGTGGTGGTCCGGTGCAG gCCTTTCAACACCATGGAGCACAGGTCGTCTCACGGAGTCATCGACTGCGACCAGAGCAGGAAGGAGGTGCTGGTCAGGACAGGCGGCGTGAACGACAAGTCCTCCAGGAAGACCTACACCTTCGACATG GTTTTCGGCCCGGCTGCGAAGCAGATCGATGTCTACCGCAGCGTGGTGTGTCCCATCCTGGACGAGGTTATTATGGGATATAACTGCACCGTGTTTGC CTACGGTCAGACAGGAACCGGGAAGACCTTCACCATGGAGGGGGAGCGGACTCCGAACGCGCAGTTCACCTGGGAGGAG GACCCGCTGGCCGGCATCATCCCCCGGACGCTGCACCAGATCTTCGAGAAGCTCAGCGAGAACGGCACCGAGTTCTCCGTCAAGGTTTCTCTGCTGGAGATCTACAACGAGGAGCTGTTCGACCTGCTGAGCCCCACCGAGGACGTCAACGAGCGCCTGCAGCTGTTCGACGACCCCCGCAACAAG cgCGGCGTGGTGGTGAAGGGGCTGGAGGAGGTGGTGGTCCACAACAAGGACGAGGTTTACCAGATCCTGGAGCGAGGAGCAGCCAAGAGGCGGACGGCCTCCACCCTGATGAACGCCTACTCCAG CCGCTCCCACTCCGTGTTCTCCGTCACCATCCACATGAAGGAGATCACCCTGGACGGCGAGGAGCTGGTGAAGATCGGCAAGCTCAACCTG GTGGACCTCGCCGGCAGCGAGAACATCGGCCGCTCCGGAGCTGTGGACAAGCGGGCCCGCGAGGCCGGGAACATCAACCAGTCGCTGCTGACGCTGGGCCGGGTCATCACCGCCCTGGTGGAGAAGAGGCCCCACGTCCCGTACAG AGAGTCCAAACTCACCAGGATCCTGCAGGATTCGCTGGGTGGACGCACCAAGACCTCCATCATCGCCACCGTGTCGCCGTCCTCCAGCAACCTGGAG GAGACGCTGAGCACGCTGGAGTACGCCAGCCGAGCCAAGAACATCATGAACAAACCCGAGGTCAACCAGAAGCTCACCAAGCGGACCCTGATCAAG GAATACACGGAGGAGATCGAGCGGCTCAAACGGGACCTGGCCGCCACCCGAGACAAAAACGGGGTTTACCTTTCATCAGAGAACTATGA GAACATGGTGACCCAGATCACGGCTCAGGAGGAGCAGATCGCCATGACGGAGGAGGAGCTCAAGAAG GTGAACGATCTGTTCCTGGACAGTAAGAGCCGGCTGGAGCAGTGCAGCATGGACCTGGATGAGAAGCAGCAGAG gcTGGAGGAGACCAGCAGGGATCTGGAGAAGACCAAGGAGAAGCTGGTGGAGGAGGAGTTCATCTGCTCGGAGCTCAGCTCGGTCCACGAGTCGCTGTACAGCGCCGCCGGACAG CTGCTGAGCGCCGTCGGTGAGAGCACCAGCGACGTGTCGGGTCTCCATGCCAAGCTGGACCGCAAGACCAAG GTGGAGCAGCACAACATGCAGACGCAGCAGAGCTTCTCCCAGAAGATGGACGGCGCCTTCAGCAGCCTGCAGCGCAGCGTGCAGCATCACGGCGCCGCCTACGCCCACATGCTGACCAGCTACGCCCACGCCGTCG ATGGCCTGCTGGTGGGGAAGGAGGCCACGCTGCGTCGCGACCTGGTCACCGTGGAAACGCTGGTGGGCGGAGTCCAGGCGCTGGTGGCGGACGGCGTTGCCCGCTGCCGGGAGAAGGTGGAGCGGCACGAGGCGCTGACCCGGGAGCAGAgggaggttctgctgcagctgctg gagGAGCaccagcaggaggagcaggatGTTCTGGCCGTGCAGACGCTGCCGGGTCTGACCGCCATCAGGGAGCTCAGTGACGCCCTGCAGGTTTCCATGGAGACGCAGCGGGATCTGGCCGATCAG GTGGAGGCGATGAAGGAGACCGGAGTCTTCTTCAGGGCTCTGTTTCTGGACCTGGCGGTGCTGCGTCAGGACGCTCGGACCGGACTGAGCGCGCTCcaggaggagcaggagcagcTGAAGGAGCAGATCCAACAGGCCCAGCAGCGCCACCAGCAG GGGTTGAACCGGACCGTAAAGTTCCTGCAGGAAACCCAGCAGGACTACAGCAGGCTGCACGTGGCCTCCAGTAACCTGCAGGGCCCGGttgaggagctgcagcagaacctcag CCGCTGCGACGCGGTGGAGCAGCGTTCTTCGTTGCAGGTGGAGCGTctgctctcctcttcctctctggcCTCTTCGCTGCGCCAGGCGGCCCATCAGAACCGGGTTGTGCTGGAGGAGATGAGCGGCCGCTGTTCGGACCTCCACGGCGCTGTGTCAG GCCTGGTGGACCGGGACGCAGAGTGGACCTCCAGAACCAGGGAGCAGGCGGCCCGCCGGGCCCAGGAccagctggttctgatggagcAGCTGGCAGAAGCGGCCCAGAGTCTCAATCAG GGTGTGGAGACCCGAGGTGCCGAGCGGCTTCGGGCCGCCGAGGCGGACCTGAGCGGCCGGCAGGAAGAGAACCGGCGGGTTCTGACGGATCTGCAGAAGCAGACGGGTTCGGACCTGGTGGTTCTGGAGCGGCAGCAGGCGGAGCTGCAGGAGCAGCTGGAGGCGGGTCAGCAGCTGGTCCGAAACTTcctgctggaggagctgcagcaggacgTTCCTACTG GTGTGACTCCTCAGCGCCGGGAGTTTGTTTATCCCAGGGTTCTGAAGAGGAGCGGCAGGCGCAGCGAGCTGCTGGCGGCGCTGAGGATGAGGCAGGAGGATGAAGGCCCAGAGGAGGAGGACAGGCAGAGCCAG GACTCCCTGGAGAACGATCTCAGCTCCTGCAGCGAGAGTCTGGGCGCCGAGCCGCCCTTCGTCGACGAGAACCTCGTCTTCAACGAGAGCAAGCGGCTTCCTTTCTTCAAG CAGAAGAAAGGCAGCAGGAAGAAGACCAAGGTTCTGTCCAGGTCCAAAATGGCGGACAGCGAAGGACAGGGCTCTCCAATAAAGTCGCGGCTGCCGCTGCACTGCCTGAACTGA
- the kif11 gene encoding kinesin-like protein KIF11 isoform X2 produces MASINGTGGRREEKGRNIQVVVRCRPFNTMEHRSSHGVIDCDQSRKEVLVRTGGVNDKSSRKTYTFDMVFGPAAKQIDVYRSVVCPILDEVIMGYNCTVFAYGQTGTGKTFTMEGERTPNAQFTWEEDPLAGIIPRTLHQIFEKLSENGTEFSVKVSLLEIYNEELFDLLSPTEDVNERLQLFDDPRNKRGVVVKGLEEVVVHNKDEVYQILERGAAKRRTASTLMNAYSSRSHSVFSVTIHMKEITLDGEELVKIGKLNLVDLAGSENIGRSGAVDKRAREAGNINQSLLTLGRVITALVEKRPHVPYRESKLTRILQDSLGGRTKTSIIATVSPSSSNLEETLSTLEYASRAKNIMNKPEVNQKLTKRTLIKEYTEEIERLKRDLAATRDKNGVYLSSENYENMVTQITAQEEQIAMTEEELKKVNDLFLDSKSRLEQCSMDLDEKQQRLEETSRDLEKTKEKLVEEEFICSELSSVHESLYSAAGQLLSAVGESTSDVSGLHAKLDRKTKVEQHNMQTQQSFSQKMDGAFSSLQRSVQHHGAAYAHMLTSYAHAVDGLLVGKEATLRRDLVTVETLVGGVQALVADGVARCREKVERHEALTREQREVLLQLLEEHQQEEQDVLAVQTLPGLTAIRELSDALQVSMETQRDLADQVEAMKETGVFFRALFLDLAVLRQDARTGLSALQEEQEQLKEQIQQAQQRHQQGLNRTVKFLQETQQDYSRLHVASSNLQGPVEELQQNLSRCDAVEQRSSLQVERLLSSSSLASSLRQAAHQNRVVLEEMSGRCSDLHGAVSGLVDRDAEWTSRTREQAARRAQDQLVLMEQLAEAAQSLNQGVETRGAERLRAAEADLSGRQEENRRVLTDLQKQTGSDLVVLERQQAELQEQLEAGQQLVRNFLLEELQQDVPTGVTPQRREFVYPRVLKRSGRRSELLAALRMRQEDEGPEEEDRQSQVDHVNSLTLSWFCERVSVLTRFVCRTPWRTISAPAARVWAPSRPSSTRTSSSTRASGFLSSSRRKAAGRRPRFCPGPKWRTAKDRALQ; encoded by the exons ATGGCTTCCATTAACGGTACCGGAGGGAGGCGAGAGGAGAAGGGCCGGAATATCCAGGTGGTGGTCCGGTGCAG gCCTTTCAACACCATGGAGCACAGGTCGTCTCACGGAGTCATCGACTGCGACCAGAGCAGGAAGGAGGTGCTGGTCAGGACAGGCGGCGTGAACGACAAGTCCTCCAGGAAGACCTACACCTTCGACATG GTTTTCGGCCCGGCTGCGAAGCAGATCGATGTCTACCGCAGCGTGGTGTGTCCCATCCTGGACGAGGTTATTATGGGATATAACTGCACCGTGTTTGC CTACGGTCAGACAGGAACCGGGAAGACCTTCACCATGGAGGGGGAGCGGACTCCGAACGCGCAGTTCACCTGGGAGGAG GACCCGCTGGCCGGCATCATCCCCCGGACGCTGCACCAGATCTTCGAGAAGCTCAGCGAGAACGGCACCGAGTTCTCCGTCAAGGTTTCTCTGCTGGAGATCTACAACGAGGAGCTGTTCGACCTGCTGAGCCCCACCGAGGACGTCAACGAGCGCCTGCAGCTGTTCGACGACCCCCGCAACAAG cgCGGCGTGGTGGTGAAGGGGCTGGAGGAGGTGGTGGTCCACAACAAGGACGAGGTTTACCAGATCCTGGAGCGAGGAGCAGCCAAGAGGCGGACGGCCTCCACCCTGATGAACGCCTACTCCAG CCGCTCCCACTCCGTGTTCTCCGTCACCATCCACATGAAGGAGATCACCCTGGACGGCGAGGAGCTGGTGAAGATCGGCAAGCTCAACCTG GTGGACCTCGCCGGCAGCGAGAACATCGGCCGCTCCGGAGCTGTGGACAAGCGGGCCCGCGAGGCCGGGAACATCAACCAGTCGCTGCTGACGCTGGGCCGGGTCATCACCGCCCTGGTGGAGAAGAGGCCCCACGTCCCGTACAG AGAGTCCAAACTCACCAGGATCCTGCAGGATTCGCTGGGTGGACGCACCAAGACCTCCATCATCGCCACCGTGTCGCCGTCCTCCAGCAACCTGGAG GAGACGCTGAGCACGCTGGAGTACGCCAGCCGAGCCAAGAACATCATGAACAAACCCGAGGTCAACCAGAAGCTCACCAAGCGGACCCTGATCAAG GAATACACGGAGGAGATCGAGCGGCTCAAACGGGACCTGGCCGCCACCCGAGACAAAAACGGGGTTTACCTTTCATCAGAGAACTATGA GAACATGGTGACCCAGATCACGGCTCAGGAGGAGCAGATCGCCATGACGGAGGAGGAGCTCAAGAAG GTGAACGATCTGTTCCTGGACAGTAAGAGCCGGCTGGAGCAGTGCAGCATGGACCTGGATGAGAAGCAGCAGAG gcTGGAGGAGACCAGCAGGGATCTGGAGAAGACCAAGGAGAAGCTGGTGGAGGAGGAGTTCATCTGCTCGGAGCTCAGCTCGGTCCACGAGTCGCTGTACAGCGCCGCCGGACAG CTGCTGAGCGCCGTCGGTGAGAGCACCAGCGACGTGTCGGGTCTCCATGCCAAGCTGGACCGCAAGACCAAG GTGGAGCAGCACAACATGCAGACGCAGCAGAGCTTCTCCCAGAAGATGGACGGCGCCTTCAGCAGCCTGCAGCGCAGCGTGCAGCATCACGGCGCCGCCTACGCCCACATGCTGACCAGCTACGCCCACGCCGTCG ATGGCCTGCTGGTGGGGAAGGAGGCCACGCTGCGTCGCGACCTGGTCACCGTGGAAACGCTGGTGGGCGGAGTCCAGGCGCTGGTGGCGGACGGCGTTGCCCGCTGCCGGGAGAAGGTGGAGCGGCACGAGGCGCTGACCCGGGAGCAGAgggaggttctgctgcagctgctg gagGAGCaccagcaggaggagcaggatGTTCTGGCCGTGCAGACGCTGCCGGGTCTGACCGCCATCAGGGAGCTCAGTGACGCCCTGCAGGTTTCCATGGAGACGCAGCGGGATCTGGCCGATCAG GTGGAGGCGATGAAGGAGACCGGAGTCTTCTTCAGGGCTCTGTTTCTGGACCTGGCGGTGCTGCGTCAGGACGCTCGGACCGGACTGAGCGCGCTCcaggaggagcaggagcagcTGAAGGAGCAGATCCAACAGGCCCAGCAGCGCCACCAGCAG GGGTTGAACCGGACCGTAAAGTTCCTGCAGGAAACCCAGCAGGACTACAGCAGGCTGCACGTGGCCTCCAGTAACCTGCAGGGCCCGGttgaggagctgcagcagaacctcag CCGCTGCGACGCGGTGGAGCAGCGTTCTTCGTTGCAGGTGGAGCGTctgctctcctcttcctctctggcCTCTTCGCTGCGCCAGGCGGCCCATCAGAACCGGGTTGTGCTGGAGGAGATGAGCGGCCGCTGTTCGGACCTCCACGGCGCTGTGTCAG GCCTGGTGGACCGGGACGCAGAGTGGACCTCCAGAACCAGGGAGCAGGCGGCCCGCCGGGCCCAGGAccagctggttctgatggagcAGCTGGCAGAAGCGGCCCAGAGTCTCAATCAG GGTGTGGAGACCCGAGGTGCCGAGCGGCTTCGGGCCGCCGAGGCGGACCTGAGCGGCCGGCAGGAAGAGAACCGGCGGGTTCTGACGGATCTGCAGAAGCAGACGGGTTCGGACCTGGTGGTTCTGGAGCGGCAGCAGGCGGAGCTGCAGGAGCAGCTGGAGGCGGGTCAGCAGCTGGTCCGAAACTTcctgctggaggagctgcagcaggacgTTCCTACTG GTGTGACTCCTCAGCGCCGGGAGTTTGTTTATCCCAGGGTTCTGAAGAGGAGCGGCAGGCGCAGCGAGCTGCTGGCGGCGCTGAGGATGAGGCAGGAGGATGAAGGCCCAGAGGAGGAGGACAGGCAGAGCCAGGTTGACCATGTGAACTCCCTGACTCTGAGCTGGTTCTGTGAGCGTGTctcggttctgacccggtttgTCTGCAGGACTCCCTGGAGAACGATCTCAGCTCCTGCAGCGAGAGTCTGGGCGCCGAGCCGCCCTTCGTCGACGAGAACCTCGTCTTCAACGAGAGCAAGCGGCTTCCTTTCTTCAAG CAGAAGAAAGGCAGCAGGAAGAAGACCAAGGTTCTGTCCAGGTCCAAAATGGCGGACAGCGAAGGACAGGGCTCTCCAATAA
- the kif11 gene encoding kinesin-like protein KIF11 isoform X4, translating to MASINGTGGRREEKGRNIQVVVRCRPFNTMEHRSSHGVIDCDQSRKEVLVRTGGVNDKSSRKTYTFDMVFGPAAKQIDVYRSVVCPILDEVIMGYNCTVFAYGQTGTGKTFTMEGERTPNAQFTWEEDPLAGIIPRTLHQIFEKLSENGTEFSVKVSLLEIYNEELFDLLSPTEDVNERLQLFDDPRNKRGVVVKGLEEVVVHNKDEVYQILERGAAKRRTASTLMNAYSSRSHSVFSVTIHMKEITLDGEELVKIGKLNLVDLAGSENIGRSGAVDKRAREAGNINQSLLTLGRVITALVEKRPHVPYRESKLTRILQDSLGGRTKTSIIATVSPSSSNLEETLSTLEYASRAKNIMNKPEVNQKLTKRTLIKEYTEEIERLKRDLAATRDKNGVYLSSENYENMVTQITAQEEQIAMTEEELKKVNDLFLDSKSRLEQCSMDLDEKQQRLEETSRDLEKTKEKLVEEEFICSELSSVHESLYSAAGQLLSAVGESTSDVSGLHAKLDRKTKVEQHNMQTQQSFSQKMDGAFSSLQRSVQHHGAAYAHMLTSYAHAVDGLLVGKEATLRRDLVTVETLVGGVQALVADGVARCREKVERHEALTREQREVLLQLLEEHQQEEQDVLAVQTLPGLTAIRELSDALQVSMETQRDLADQVEAMKETGVFFRALFLDLAVLRQDARTGLSALQEEQEQLKEQIQQAQQRHQQGLNRTVKFLQETQQDYSRLHVASSNLQGPVEELQQNLSSRCDAVEQRSSLQVERLLSSSSLASSLRQAAHQNRVVLEEMSGRCSDLHGAVSGLVDRDAEWTSRTREQAARRAQDQLVLMEQLAEAAQSLNQGVETRGAERLRAAEADLSGRQEENRRVLTDLQKQTGSDLVVLERQQAELQEQLEAGQQLVRNFLLEELQQDVPTGVTPQRREFVYPRVLKRSGRRSELLAALRMRQEDEGPEEEDRQSQDSLENDLSSCSESLGAEPPFVDENLVFNESKRLPFFKQKKGSRKKTKVLSRSKMADSEGQGSPIKSRLPLHCLN from the exons ATGGCTTCCATTAACGGTACCGGAGGGAGGCGAGAGGAGAAGGGCCGGAATATCCAGGTGGTGGTCCGGTGCAG gCCTTTCAACACCATGGAGCACAGGTCGTCTCACGGAGTCATCGACTGCGACCAGAGCAGGAAGGAGGTGCTGGTCAGGACAGGCGGCGTGAACGACAAGTCCTCCAGGAAGACCTACACCTTCGACATG GTTTTCGGCCCGGCTGCGAAGCAGATCGATGTCTACCGCAGCGTGGTGTGTCCCATCCTGGACGAGGTTATTATGGGATATAACTGCACCGTGTTTGC CTACGGTCAGACAGGAACCGGGAAGACCTTCACCATGGAGGGGGAGCGGACTCCGAACGCGCAGTTCACCTGGGAGGAG GACCCGCTGGCCGGCATCATCCCCCGGACGCTGCACCAGATCTTCGAGAAGCTCAGCGAGAACGGCACCGAGTTCTCCGTCAAGGTTTCTCTGCTGGAGATCTACAACGAGGAGCTGTTCGACCTGCTGAGCCCCACCGAGGACGTCAACGAGCGCCTGCAGCTGTTCGACGACCCCCGCAACAAG cgCGGCGTGGTGGTGAAGGGGCTGGAGGAGGTGGTGGTCCACAACAAGGACGAGGTTTACCAGATCCTGGAGCGAGGAGCAGCCAAGAGGCGGACGGCCTCCACCCTGATGAACGCCTACTCCAG CCGCTCCCACTCCGTGTTCTCCGTCACCATCCACATGAAGGAGATCACCCTGGACGGCGAGGAGCTGGTGAAGATCGGCAAGCTCAACCTG GTGGACCTCGCCGGCAGCGAGAACATCGGCCGCTCCGGAGCTGTGGACAAGCGGGCCCGCGAGGCCGGGAACATCAACCAGTCGCTGCTGACGCTGGGCCGGGTCATCACCGCCCTGGTGGAGAAGAGGCCCCACGTCCCGTACAG AGAGTCCAAACTCACCAGGATCCTGCAGGATTCGCTGGGTGGACGCACCAAGACCTCCATCATCGCCACCGTGTCGCCGTCCTCCAGCAACCTGGAG GAGACGCTGAGCACGCTGGAGTACGCCAGCCGAGCCAAGAACATCATGAACAAACCCGAGGTCAACCAGAAGCTCACCAAGCGGACCCTGATCAAG GAATACACGGAGGAGATCGAGCGGCTCAAACGGGACCTGGCCGCCACCCGAGACAAAAACGGGGTTTACCTTTCATCAGAGAACTATGA GAACATGGTGACCCAGATCACGGCTCAGGAGGAGCAGATCGCCATGACGGAGGAGGAGCTCAAGAAG GTGAACGATCTGTTCCTGGACAGTAAGAGCCGGCTGGAGCAGTGCAGCATGGACCTGGATGAGAAGCAGCAGAG gcTGGAGGAGACCAGCAGGGATCTGGAGAAGACCAAGGAGAAGCTGGTGGAGGAGGAGTTCATCTGCTCGGAGCTCAGCTCGGTCCACGAGTCGCTGTACAGCGCCGCCGGACAG CTGCTGAGCGCCGTCGGTGAGAGCACCAGCGACGTGTCGGGTCTCCATGCCAAGCTGGACCGCAAGACCAAG GTGGAGCAGCACAACATGCAGACGCAGCAGAGCTTCTCCCAGAAGATGGACGGCGCCTTCAGCAGCCTGCAGCGCAGCGTGCAGCATCACGGCGCCGCCTACGCCCACATGCTGACCAGCTACGCCCACGCCGTCG ATGGCCTGCTGGTGGGGAAGGAGGCCACGCTGCGTCGCGACCTGGTCACCGTGGAAACGCTGGTGGGCGGAGTCCAGGCGCTGGTGGCGGACGGCGTTGCCCGCTGCCGGGAGAAGGTGGAGCGGCACGAGGCGCTGACCCGGGAGCAGAgggaggttctgctgcagctgctg gagGAGCaccagcaggaggagcaggatGTTCTGGCCGTGCAGACGCTGCCGGGTCTGACCGCCATCAGGGAGCTCAGTGACGCCCTGCAGGTTTCCATGGAGACGCAGCGGGATCTGGCCGATCAG GTGGAGGCGATGAAGGAGACCGGAGTCTTCTTCAGGGCTCTGTTTCTGGACCTGGCGGTGCTGCGTCAGGACGCTCGGACCGGACTGAGCGCGCTCcaggaggagcaggagcagcTGAAGGAGCAGATCCAACAGGCCCAGCAGCGCCACCAGCAG GGGTTGAACCGGACCGTAAAGTTCCTGCAGGAAACCCAGCAGGACTACAGCAGGCTGCACGTGGCCTCCAGTAACCTGCAGGGCCCGGttgaggagctgcagcagaacctcag CAGCCGCTGCGACGCGGTGGAGCAGCGTTCTTCGTTGCAGGTGGAGCGTctgctctcctcttcctctctggcCTCTTCGCTGCGCCAGGCGGCCCATCAGAACCGGGTTGTGCTGGAGGAGATGAGCGGCCGCTGTTCGGACCTCCACGGCGCTGTGTCAG GCCTGGTGGACCGGGACGCAGAGTGGACCTCCAGAACCAGGGAGCAGGCGGCCCGCCGGGCCCAGGAccagctggttctgatggagcAGCTGGCAGAAGCGGCCCAGAGTCTCAATCAG GGTGTGGAGACCCGAGGTGCCGAGCGGCTTCGGGCCGCCGAGGCGGACCTGAGCGGCCGGCAGGAAGAGAACCGGCGGGTTCTGACGGATCTGCAGAAGCAGACGGGTTCGGACCTGGTGGTTCTGGAGCGGCAGCAGGCGGAGCTGCAGGAGCAGCTGGAGGCGGGTCAGCAGCTGGTCCGAAACTTcctgctggaggagctgcagcaggacgTTCCTACTG GTGTGACTCCTCAGCGCCGGGAGTTTGTTTATCCCAGGGTTCTGAAGAGGAGCGGCAGGCGCAGCGAGCTGCTGGCGGCGCTGAGGATGAGGCAGGAGGATGAAGGCCCAGAGGAGGAGGACAGGCAGAGCCAG GACTCCCTGGAGAACGATCTCAGCTCCTGCAGCGAGAGTCTGGGCGCCGAGCCGCCCTTCGTCGACGAGAACCTCGTCTTCAACGAGAGCAAGCGGCTTCCTTTCTTCAAG CAGAAGAAAGGCAGCAGGAAGAAGACCAAGGTTCTGTCCAGGTCCAAAATGGCGGACAGCGAAGGACAGGGCTCTCCAATAAAGTCGCGGCTGCCGCTGCACTGCCTGAACTGA